One segment of Enterobacter ludwigii DNA contains the following:
- a CDS encoding ATP-binding protein encodes MHRGWLATLFIFVLISGHAAANVLRVGLLSAAPPFLVIDRPPGILDDELSILFSNTTLPHVQRFSDPASALDALKRHRIDVVIAAQRPAAGLVSSEPMLTFPLASLSIKEGRGGTLCFPELPPEVTTRCSAAGSASPGEDVRQLAAGKAQELIAPAFILRNWLTHSPATTLTLTPLDDTPPLHFRAWALPEQANTLEIFNERIHTINPEDAEWLEQKWLLPDGSVFDARHSPVQEDAPKIALHVLLPAIASPMVTLTSDGHIQGVWRDLLLNLFPSNLFSLTFNLDTPPLRYAQNTLRIAASATPPSKNAITFDSLSWALLSNDSDPLSATLSALRHKRIAVMRLSPLATSLRQLLPADNLVLVDSLNQGYELLKAGGADGLAGDAFILHHLLRQHNASNLSLTPLALPEVPLWFVPDISDPTDAKRVSAVLASVTQADIYASLNLSLTEQTPASAPVRSLWLVMLAVVAICAALVALLTFSAAQNQRRQRERDTAELHNALSLWQTLMNNVPVPLFVCDPAGRLTRYNDTFTHSPLLTTLPEEGSHFSCLPLGELAQRFTLPHRLSLLHTATPLTGETTQGNTTLYWWLCRYTDTRGRPQGIVGGWVDITEKAALTAALNQALAQAEQASIEKSNFLARMSHDIRTPLNAMLGLLEMEHDKSESLNIAWQAAGSLRDVIGGVLDLSRIEAGELRLEPQPWPLWQTLNASTKIFATSAKAKGLHWRSELNVPREGWFLFDKARLNQIIANLSGNAIKYTPQGEITFQAQLHGEHLQLLIRDTGIGIPAEALPHLGQPWFQTDSSTPLSSGLGLAICYQLVELMGGTLTITSEVGSGTQVTVSIPLPPTNAAATADETPVFTPLPPHRILVVDDFPANLTVLALQLQELGQEVIPCASASEALASLENKPVDILITDCQMPLMDGYQLTSLILLRDIAGTISAPAAILGYTASALQGEDDRAKHAGMDALLRKPLTLNALHQALAHHHNLHKQAPDLSELRRLANGQPEIMTLMRQQLHDAITLDIRQLQENAPSPQTLSQLAHRLKASWSLFAMHNATRSCQGIEVLPEMLAAGIITPDILPALTSRFCARMEANLQQLDAALKELSDKY; translated from the coding sequence ATGCACAGAGGTTGGCTGGCGACATTATTTATCTTCGTGCTGATAAGCGGACATGCAGCGGCGAATGTGCTACGCGTTGGCCTGCTGAGCGCCGCGCCGCCTTTTCTCGTTATCGATCGGCCGCCGGGGATTCTGGATGATGAACTCAGCATATTATTTAGCAATACGACGCTGCCGCATGTTCAGCGCTTTAGCGACCCGGCATCGGCGCTGGATGCGTTGAAGCGGCATCGCATTGATGTGGTAATTGCCGCCCAGCGTCCAGCCGCTGGGCTGGTATCCAGCGAGCCGATGCTTACATTCCCGCTGGCCTCCTTGAGCATAAAAGAGGGACGCGGCGGTACGTTGTGCTTTCCGGAATTACCGCCAGAGGTCACGACCCGCTGCTCTGCGGCAGGTTCAGCCTCACCGGGAGAAGACGTCAGGCAGTTGGCTGCCGGGAAAGCGCAAGAACTCATCGCTCCGGCATTTATTCTGCGTAACTGGCTGACCCATTCCCCCGCCACCACGTTAACCCTGACGCCGCTGGATGATACTCCACCGCTACATTTTCGTGCCTGGGCACTGCCTGAGCAGGCAAACACGCTGGAAATATTCAACGAGCGCATTCACACCATTAATCCAGAAGACGCTGAATGGCTGGAGCAAAAGTGGCTTTTGCCAGATGGTAGCGTCTTTGACGCCCGTCATTCCCCCGTTCAGGAAGATGCGCCAAAAATCGCGCTGCATGTTTTGCTTCCAGCCATTGCATCGCCAATGGTAACACTCACGTCTGACGGGCATATTCAGGGCGTATGGCGCGATCTGTTGCTCAATCTGTTTCCGTCCAACCTGTTTAGCCTAACCTTCAACCTTGATACGCCTCCGCTTCGGTATGCGCAGAACACGTTGCGCATTGCCGCCAGTGCGACGCCACCTTCAAAGAATGCCATCACATTTGACTCACTGAGCTGGGCCCTGCTCAGCAACGACAGCGACCCGCTTTCCGCCACCTTGTCCGCATTGCGGCATAAGCGAATTGCCGTCATGCGCCTCTCGCCACTCGCCACGTCACTGCGTCAGCTGTTACCGGCAGATAACCTGGTGCTGGTTGACTCGCTTAATCAAGGATATGAGTTACTCAAAGCCGGAGGGGCTGATGGCCTTGCTGGCGATGCCTTTATACTCCATCACCTGCTGCGCCAGCATAACGCCAGTAACCTGTCACTGACGCCACTGGCGCTGCCGGAAGTGCCATTATGGTTTGTACCAGATATCTCTGATCCGACGGATGCCAAAAGAGTTAGCGCGGTCCTGGCGTCCGTGACGCAGGCGGATATTTACGCAAGCCTTAACCTGTCGCTGACTGAACAGACGCCAGCTTCTGCCCCAGTGCGCTCGCTATGGCTGGTGATGCTCGCCGTAGTGGCAATTTGTGCGGCATTGGTCGCCCTACTGACCTTTAGCGCCGCGCAGAATCAGCGCCGCCAGCGCGAGCGGGACACGGCAGAGTTACACAACGCGCTTTCCCTGTGGCAAACCCTGATGAACAATGTCCCGGTGCCGCTGTTTGTCTGCGATCCGGCCGGACGCCTGACGCGCTATAACGATACCTTTACGCACTCCCCTCTGCTCACAACATTGCCCGAAGAGGGATCGCACTTTTCCTGCCTGCCGCTGGGCGAACTTGCTCAACGGTTTACGTTGCCGCATCGCCTCTCGCTGCTCCACACTGCGACACCGTTGACGGGTGAAACCACTCAGGGCAATACCACCCTCTACTGGTGGCTTTGTCGCTATACCGATACGCGCGGTAGGCCTCAGGGCATTGTCGGGGGGTGGGTCGACATCACTGAAAAAGCCGCGCTGACCGCTGCGCTCAACCAGGCTCTGGCGCAGGCGGAGCAGGCCAGTATCGAAAAATCGAACTTTCTAGCCCGCATGAGCCATGACATTCGCACGCCGCTTAATGCCATGCTGGGCCTGCTGGAGATGGAGCACGACAAAAGCGAATCTCTCAATATCGCCTGGCAGGCAGCGGGGTCATTGCGTGACGTGATTGGCGGCGTACTGGATTTGTCGCGCATTGAAGCAGGCGAGTTAAGACTGGAGCCACAACCCTGGCCACTGTGGCAGACGCTCAACGCCAGCACGAAGATTTTTGCCACTAGCGCGAAAGCTAAAGGTCTGCACTGGCGCAGCGAACTGAACGTGCCGCGCGAAGGTTGGTTCCTGTTCGATAAAGCGCGGCTGAATCAGATCATCGCCAATCTATCAGGTAACGCCATTAAATATACGCCGCAGGGAGAAATTACGTTCCAGGCTCAACTCCATGGAGAACATTTGCAGCTGCTGATTCGTGACACAGGCATTGGTATCCCGGCCGAGGCCCTGCCACACCTTGGTCAGCCCTGGTTTCAGACTGACAGCAGTACACCGCTAAGTAGCGGACTGGGCTTGGCGATCTGTTATCAGTTAGTCGAATTGATGGGAGGGACGTTGACGATCACCAGCGAAGTGGGGAGCGGTACACAGGTGACGGTGAGCATACCGTTGCCCCCCACCAACGCTGCCGCGACTGCCGATGAGACGCCTGTCTTTACGCCGCTCCCGCCGCACCGCATCCTGGTTGTCGATGATTTTCCGGCTAACCTGACAGTGTTAGCGCTTCAGCTGCAGGAGTTGGGTCAGGAGGTTATTCCTTGCGCAAGCGCAAGCGAGGCACTCGCGAGCCTGGAAAACAAGCCGGTTGATATCCTGATTACCGACTGCCAGATGCCCCTCATGGACGGCTATCAACTCACATCGTTGATACTTTTACGCGATATTGCCGGTACTATCAGCGCGCCCGCAGCTATCCTCGGCTACACAGCCAGCGCGCTGCAGGGAGAGGACGATCGGGCAAAACATGCTGGGATGGATGCGTTATTACGAAAACCGCTCACGCTCAATGCCCTGCATCAGGCGCTGGCGCATCATCACAACCTGCACAAGCAGGCGCCAGATCTCAGCGAGCTACGGCGTCTGGCCAATGGTCAACCGGAGATCATGACCCTGATGCGCCAGCAACTGCACGATGCCATTACCCTTGATATCCGACAGCTACAGGAAAACGCCCCGTCACCGCAAACGCTCAGCCAGCTCGCTCATCGTCTGAAGGCCTCCTGGAGTCTCTTTGCCATGCACAACGCCACTCGCAGCTGTCAGGGTATTGAAGTTCTGCCTGAGATGCTGGCGGCAGGGATTATAACGCCTGATATCCTGCCTGCGCTGACATCGCGTTTCTGTGCGCGAATGGAAGCGAACCTGCAGCAACTCGATGCCGCACTGAAGGAATTATCTGACAAGTACTAA
- a CDS encoding response regulator transcription factor, with protein sequence MQKTVLIADDHPVYLLGLRTLLLTRPDLYQVVHEALSSDELMDKLAREPVDIIITDLSMPGTSNPDGLSMIRSLIRHYPQSKIVVVTMITNPELLDSLRRSGVHAVLNKASLSNNLLQTLRSALRGHVEPLKPQTQLTERETEVLRLLVRGFTVNEISAQLNRTKQTISTQKKSAMSKLNARNDFELLQCAQSLGLVS encoded by the coding sequence ATGCAAAAAACCGTTCTGATTGCCGACGACCACCCTGTCTATTTATTAGGCTTGCGCACATTGCTGCTGACGCGCCCGGACCTTTATCAGGTCGTTCACGAAGCGCTTAGTTCTGATGAACTCATGGACAAACTCGCACGCGAACCTGTCGATATCATCATCACTGACCTGAGTATGCCCGGCACGAGCAACCCGGACGGATTATCCATGATCCGCTCGCTGATTCGCCATTATCCACAGAGCAAGATAGTGGTCGTCACGATGATCACCAATCCTGAGCTTCTGGACTCGTTGCGTCGCAGCGGGGTACATGCCGTCCTTAACAAAGCCAGTTTGTCCAACAATTTGCTGCAGACACTGCGCAGCGCCCTACGGGGGCATGTCGAACCGTTGAAGCCCCAGACGCAATTGACCGAACGGGAAACAGAAGTGCTGCGCCTGCTGGTGCGCGGTTTCACCGTGAACGAGATCAGCGCTCAGCTTAACCGTACGAAACAAACCATTAGCACGCAAAAAAAGAGTGCCATGAGCAAACTCAACGCCAGAAATGATTTTGAGTTGCTCCAGTGCGCACAAAGTCTGGGACTGGTTAGCTGA
- a CDS encoding TonB-dependent copper receptor: protein MSGITASDIRSLITSRPLLLVLSCAAALPTYAEESITVEGHYRDPASFIAPAHTPEQQLPASDGADALKNIPGFSILRSGGSNGDPVLRGMFGSRLTLLTDGVSTQGGCGSRMDSPTAYITPQSYDTITLIKGPQSVIWGPMGSAGTLLFERQPDYFSAPDLKGSAELLQGANGRADQNLNLAFGNPHGYVRLDGNHSIADDYQDGHGNRVPGLWRKWNSGVTVGLTPDDDTLAELSVGASDGKARYVGRMMDGSRFAHKSAALKLEKHHLSEHVSKISWQLYTDDTDHIMDNYSLRQPVGPKRKSEVGGVVTGSRLSGVWEDETTTLTAGADVMRKSHRKKSAGTWRDDARFTQAGVFSEWHQSVTADDTIIVGARIDSFRADDRRSAQNASRHSLLPGVFTRYEYRVPDAPVMFYSGIGYTERFPDYWELFSGKAGQQSFRKLKTEKTLQWDSGVQLHGDKVSAWASAYVGRTADYILFDYSRTPSQASNINAAVMGAETGANWSLMPNWALTGSLSYAWGEDRTDKQPLPQMPPLEGRLALDYTGQKWRTGLLWRVVAPQHRVAQNKGNVTGQDLGPSAGFGVLSWSAGYTFNDHFESRVGIENLFNKYYSEHLNLAGASQFGYAANQQIPEPGRIWWLAMTYHF, encoded by the coding sequence ATGTCTGGTATCACCGCGAGCGATATTCGCTCCCTGATAACCTCCCGTCCATTGTTGTTAGTCCTCAGTTGTGCGGCCGCTTTGCCGACCTACGCTGAAGAGTCGATAACCGTTGAGGGGCATTATCGCGATCCCGCGTCATTTATCGCCCCAGCTCATACCCCAGAGCAACAATTGCCAGCCAGCGATGGCGCGGACGCACTAAAAAACATACCGGGTTTTTCTATACTACGCAGCGGCGGGAGTAACGGCGATCCGGTATTGCGTGGGATGTTCGGCTCCCGCCTGACGTTGCTTACGGATGGCGTCAGCACCCAGGGGGGGTGCGGCTCGCGCATGGATAGCCCAACGGCCTATATTACCCCGCAAAGTTACGACACGATAACCCTCATTAAAGGCCCACAAAGTGTGATTTGGGGGCCTATGGGGTCCGCCGGAACGCTGCTTTTTGAACGCCAGCCGGACTATTTCAGCGCGCCAGATCTCAAAGGAAGCGCAGAGTTGCTGCAAGGCGCTAACGGACGCGCGGATCAAAACCTTAATCTCGCATTTGGCAACCCGCATGGCTATGTCCGTCTTGACGGTAATCATTCGATCGCGGATGACTACCAGGATGGTCACGGCAATCGCGTACCGGGGCTGTGGCGCAAATGGAATAGTGGCGTCACGGTAGGGCTGACGCCTGATGATGACACACTGGCAGAGCTAAGCGTGGGGGCCAGCGACGGAAAAGCCCGCTACGTCGGGCGGATGATGGATGGCAGCCGCTTTGCCCATAAAAGCGCGGCGCTCAAACTGGAAAAACACCACTTGAGCGAGCATGTCAGCAAGATCAGTTGGCAGCTCTATACCGATGATACTGACCACATCATGGATAACTACAGCCTGCGTCAGCCCGTAGGACCTAAGCGTAAATCTGAAGTTGGTGGCGTGGTCACGGGTAGCCGGTTGAGCGGCGTGTGGGAGGATGAGACCACTACGCTTACCGCCGGAGCAGACGTGATGCGCAAAAGCCACCGTAAAAAAAGTGCCGGAACGTGGCGTGACGATGCCCGTTTTACCCAGGCGGGTGTGTTTAGTGAATGGCACCAGTCCGTCACGGCGGACGACACGATCATCGTGGGGGCGAGAATAGATAGCTTCCGCGCGGACGACAGGCGTAGCGCACAGAATGCCTCTCGACACAGCCTCCTACCGGGCGTGTTTACCCGCTATGAGTATCGCGTGCCAGATGCTCCCGTCATGTTTTATAGCGGCATAGGCTATACCGAACGTTTTCCTGACTACTGGGAGCTTTTTTCCGGTAAGGCCGGACAGCAAAGTTTTCGTAAGTTGAAAACAGAAAAGACCCTGCAGTGGGATAGCGGCGTGCAGTTACACGGCGATAAGGTCAGCGCCTGGGCTTCGGCCTATGTCGGGCGGACTGCCGATTACATTTTGTTTGATTATAGCCGCACACCGTCGCAGGCCAGCAATATCAATGCCGCCGTAATGGGCGCGGAGACGGGCGCAAACTGGAGCCTGATGCCGAACTGGGCACTGACGGGGAGCCTGAGCTACGCCTGGGGCGAGGATCGTACCGATAAACAGCCGCTGCCACAGATGCCACCGCTGGAGGGGCGACTGGCGCTAGACTATACCGGGCAAAAATGGCGCACGGGATTACTGTGGCGTGTGGTTGCGCCTCAGCATCGTGTGGCGCAAAACAAAGGTAACGTCACCGGCCAGGACCTCGGCCCGAGCGCAGGATTTGGCGTGCTTTCATGGAGTGCTGGCTACACATTTAACGACCATTTTGAATCCCGCGTGGGAATCGAGAATCTGTTCAATAAATACTACAGCGAGCACCTCAATCTGGCAGGTGCCAGCCAGTTCGGCTACGCGGCAAATCAGCAAATTCCTGAGCCGGGCCGTATCTGGTGGTTAGCCATGACATACCATTTCTGA
- a CDS encoding cytochrome b produces MQTSLVTAKRYDLFSRLLHWVVAAVIIYAMCMGYILHVLEGTQWFTFFSVLNMSLGTIATPIMLVRFVWRFFRPSVPYPATVAGRKKQLVVFIHELFYLTIMVVLISGFLMLQKDYNLFGLVPVSRPITVAQVNAFFFQVHRYSCILLGVILLGHVAAVLKYTFSGQREILQRML; encoded by the coding sequence ATGCAAACTTCTCTGGTTACAGCCAAACGATATGACCTCTTTTCTCGCCTTCTGCACTGGGTGGTCGCCGCGGTCATTATCTACGCGATGTGCATGGGTTATATTCTGCACGTGCTGGAAGGGACCCAGTGGTTTACCTTCTTTTCTGTGCTGAATATGTCGCTTGGCACCATCGCTACACCTATCATGCTGGTGCGGTTCGTCTGGCGTTTCTTCCGCCCTTCGGTACCCTATCCGGCAACGGTAGCCGGACGTAAAAAGCAGCTGGTGGTATTTATTCATGAGCTGTTTTATCTGACTATTATGGTGGTGCTGATCAGCGGTTTTCTGATGCTACAAAAAGATTACAACCTGTTTGGTCTGGTGCCGGTTTCTCGCCCGATTACGGTCGCCCAAGTCAATGCGTTTTTCTTCCAGGTGCATCGCTACAGCTGCATTCTGCTGGGCGTGATTTTGCTTGGACATGTCGCGGCGGTGTTAAAATACACCTTTAGCGGGCAGCGGGAGATCCTGCAGCGGATGCTGTAA
- a CDS encoding ANR family transcriptional regulator: MDWQSDKHDPAILWFSLSSRAAEHEQGKEWHNAAILWKEAAQYAKVHMNIEWANSRGNFCALRANRLPKYNE, from the coding sequence ATGGACTGGCAAAGCGACAAACATGATCCTGCAATCCTGTGGTTTTCACTTTCTTCACGTGCGGCAGAGCATGAGCAGGGAAAGGAATGGCATAACGCGGCAATATTGTGGAAAGAGGCTGCGCAATATGCAAAGGTGCATATGAATATTGAATGGGCAAACTCGCGCGGAAACTTTTGTGCCTTACGCGCGAACAGGCTGCCTAAATATAATGAGTAG
- a CDS encoding prepilin peptidase, whose translation MVESVILVFSVLLGAVIGSFCNVIIYRLPLILHGKALSLSWPASHCPHCKHPIKFRHNVPLLGWILLRGRCASCGQAISWRYTLVEGLMALLYGVIIWQQGITPQSLFDVLAVTFLLPLLFIDLRTMLLPDRLTLPLLALSLLFAISGYSRVDPLQALIAALLGFGVPWSLSLLFRLFRGHEGMGMGDMKLLAALGAWLGPLALLDVFVASTLLALITALIFLRIKPGQPFPFGPYPIIAAMGWVMLYR comes from the coding sequence ATGGTAGAGAGTGTCATACTCGTTTTTAGTGTTTTACTGGGTGCCGTCATCGGCAGCTTTTGCAATGTCATCATTTATCGGCTCCCCTTGATTCTCCATGGTAAAGCCCTCTCTTTATCGTGGCCTGCTTCCCATTGTCCTCACTGCAAACACCCCATTAAATTTCGCCATAATGTTCCACTACTTGGCTGGATACTGCTGCGCGGGCGCTGTGCCAGCTGTGGTCAGGCGATATCATGGCGCTATACGCTGGTTGAAGGGCTGATGGCACTGCTGTATGGCGTGATTATCTGGCAGCAGGGCATCACGCCACAAAGTCTGTTTGATGTGCTGGCTGTGACATTTTTGCTGCCGCTGCTGTTTATTGACCTGCGCACCATGCTCTTGCCCGATCGTCTGACGCTCCCGCTACTGGCGTTGTCGCTCTTGTTTGCCATCAGCGGCTATAGCCGGGTGGATCCGTTGCAGGCATTAATAGCCGCGCTGCTGGGATTTGGTGTGCCCTGGTCGCTCTCTTTGCTGTTTCGTTTGTTTCGCGGTCATGAAGGCATGGGGATGGGAGATATGAAACTGTTGGCGGCGCTCGGGGCGTGGCTTGGACCACTGGCACTGCTGGATGTGTTTGTTGCTTCTACGCTTTTAGCGTTGATTACCGCGTTGATTTTTCTGCGGATAAAACCCGGTCAACCGTTTCCCTTCGGCCCTTACCCGATTATCGCGGCGATGGGGTGGGTGATGTTATACCGATAA
- a CDS encoding glycosyl hydrolase family 18 protein, producing MSKQKKISLSAIAAGLALSGLLVSTFSHAAVTDTASLMPDISQKKILVGYWHNWGINPEEIDKARGYQGGLPSDMSLREVPKGYNVVSVSFMKVMDGQSGNIPTFKPYNATDEDFRAQIAELNEQGRAVLISLGGADAHIELHKGQEQALADEIIRLTEQYGFDGLDIDLEQSAITAADNSTVIPAALKMVRAHYQQQGKHFIISMAPEFPYLQADRGVNYKAYLQNLEGVYDFIAPQYYNQAGDGVNMMTPEEKEEVGEWWLPQEWGKGYSDRQKELFLYYLTDSLANGTRGYVKIPANKLVIGLPANPDAAGTGYVRDAQSVFNALSRLEAKNEAIKGLMTWSVNWDNGNKKNGQHYGYEFLTRYQSILDGSLPDGGDETDSQAPTQVQGVQATLTGTAVSLSWQPAQDNTGVAGYAIWRDLEKIGDTRELGLTDSQTQPGMSYRYTVIAYDAANNFAVPSQPVTITVPDSDDGTGEEGGQDGNVAAFTPGKGYAVGDKVLYGGKVYRCLNGHTAASHWSPDRANSLWKAE from the coding sequence ATGTCAAAGCAAAAGAAAATATCTCTGAGCGCAATTGCCGCTGGCCTGGCGTTAAGTGGATTGCTGGTCAGCACGTTTAGCCATGCGGCTGTAACAGATACCGCCTCACTGATGCCAGATATCAGTCAGAAAAAAATCCTTGTGGGTTACTGGCATAACTGGGGAATCAACCCGGAAGAGATAGACAAAGCGCGCGGGTATCAGGGGGGACTACCTTCTGATATGTCGCTGCGTGAAGTGCCGAAAGGCTACAACGTCGTCAGCGTTTCATTTATGAAAGTCATGGACGGGCAGAGCGGTAATATTCCTACCTTCAAACCCTACAATGCGACTGATGAAGATTTTCGCGCTCAGATTGCTGAGCTGAACGAGCAGGGGCGCGCGGTGTTAATTTCACTGGGCGGCGCTGACGCGCACATTGAACTGCACAAAGGCCAGGAACAGGCGCTCGCGGATGAGATCATTCGTCTGACCGAACAATACGGTTTTGACGGTCTTGATATCGACCTGGAACAGTCGGCCATCACTGCCGCTGATAACAGTACGGTGATACCGGCGGCGCTGAAAATGGTGCGAGCCCACTATCAGCAGCAAGGTAAACATTTCATCATCAGTATGGCGCCAGAATTTCCTTATCTTCAGGCCGATCGCGGCGTGAACTACAAAGCCTATCTGCAAAATCTTGAGGGTGTGTATGACTTTATTGCCCCTCAATACTACAACCAGGCGGGCGACGGCGTGAATATGATGACGCCTGAAGAGAAGGAAGAAGTGGGCGAGTGGTGGCTGCCTCAGGAGTGGGGGAAAGGCTACAGCGACCGCCAAAAAGAACTATTCCTTTACTATCTCACCGACAGCCTCGCAAACGGCACGCGCGGGTATGTGAAGATCCCGGCGAATAAGCTGGTGATTGGTCTTCCTGCCAACCCGGATGCCGCAGGAACCGGTTATGTGAGAGATGCGCAGAGTGTCTTTAACGCGCTTTCGCGTCTGGAAGCAAAAAATGAAGCGATAAAAGGCCTCATGACCTGGTCAGTTAATTGGGATAACGGGAACAAGAAAAACGGTCAGCATTACGGCTATGAATTTCTGACCCGCTATCAGAGCATCCTTGATGGCAGTTTGCCAGATGGGGGCGATGAAACGGATAGCCAGGCGCCAACGCAGGTGCAGGGCGTACAGGCAACACTGACGGGAACGGCTGTTTCGCTTAGCTGGCAGCCTGCTCAGGATAATACTGGCGTGGCGGGGTACGCCATCTGGCGTGATCTGGAAAAGATTGGCGATACCCGTGAACTCGGCTTAACCGACAGCCAAACTCAGCCGGGCATGAGCTACCGCTATACCGTAATTGCCTATGATGCAGCGAACAACTTCGCCGTGCCAAGCCAGCCGGTGACCATCACCGTGCCTGACAGTGACGATGGGACGGGAGAAGAGGGCGGTCAGGATGGCAACGTCGCCGCGTTCACCCCAGGTAAAGGCTACGCGGTGGGGGATAAAGTGCTCTACGGCGGCAAAGTTTACCGCTGCCTGAATGGCCATACCGCAGCCAGCCACTGGTCGCCGGATCGGGCAAACAGCTTGTGGAAAGCGGAATAA
- a CDS encoding LuxR C-terminal-related transcriptional regulator, whose protein sequence is MKVRIAIADEHTIIRRGVLSMITNMPSLSSDGSPRPEFCIQGDTASPSELLSLLAQYPVDILFLGFSLATSQTINPLNGMDGVLLIKWLSRKYPQLKIIVLSPYKNTQLIRMSLEAGAKAYISRDTCEKTLSRTLASVINGEVYIERELMHSLFQTGGQTRQELSPREIDVLRMLCKGMSLTEIARQLHLSNKTVSAHKLRAMEKLGVNSDCQLYCLLAKTQMFDIAI, encoded by the coding sequence ATGAAAGTTCGTATCGCTATTGCCGATGAGCATACCATTATTCGTCGTGGCGTCTTATCCATGATCACTAATATGCCGTCTCTTTCCAGCGACGGTTCCCCCCGCCCGGAATTTTGTATTCAGGGCGATACGGCGTCGCCGTCTGAACTGCTGTCATTGCTAGCTCAATATCCTGTCGACATTCTGTTTCTTGGCTTTTCTCTGGCCACCAGCCAAACCATTAATCCGCTCAACGGTATGGACGGCGTATTGTTGATTAAATGGCTCAGTCGTAAATATCCACAACTTAAAATCATTGTGCTTTCGCCCTATAAAAACACACAACTTATCCGTATGTCTCTGGAGGCAGGAGCCAAAGCCTATATCAGCCGGGATACCTGTGAGAAAACCCTGAGCAGAACGCTTGCGTCGGTAATCAATGGAGAAGTCTATATTGAGCGCGAGCTAATGCACTCCCTGTTCCAGACTGGCGGGCAAACGAGGCAAGAGCTTTCGCCCCGTGAAATTGATGTGTTACGCATGCTCTGCAAAGGAATGAGCCTGACAGAAATCGCCAGACAGCTGCATTTGAGTAATAAAACCGTCAGCGCCCATAAATTGCGCGCGATGGAAAAACTGGGGGTAAATAGCGACTGTCAGCTCTATTGCCTGCTCGCCAAAACGCAGATGTTCGATATTGCTATCTAA
- a CDS encoding winged helix-turn-helix domain-containing protein yields MNSEEISLSASVTFVPEKSSLATVDHGDIHLTPNERRLLELILSGKCKKETIFEEIWLNQGMIVSESSYHQLIKMLRRKLQNAGLPGTIIKTIPRYGVVLAPCETLDNKAACLPEEPDKAPCPTAVDCSSLPAIPAGPMTTPSRKNGGLLAVLCSLLIILPALVVVWTTDMPQAFQENIYVDGVTFHLSSLRSADQQALARKRHALPKGINNVYIASNGPKVFVAQCEGELSKEGKCSYEYYSSY; encoded by the coding sequence GTGAATAGCGAAGAAATCTCTCTTTCAGCGTCAGTAACGTTCGTACCGGAAAAATCATCTCTGGCAACCGTGGATCATGGTGATATACACCTGACACCCAACGAGCGTCGTTTGCTGGAGTTGATCCTCAGCGGCAAATGTAAAAAAGAGACCATATTTGAAGAAATATGGCTCAACCAGGGGATGATTGTTAGCGAATCCAGTTATCACCAGTTGATAAAAATGCTGCGCCGCAAGCTACAAAATGCCGGCCTGCCAGGCACGATCATTAAAACCATTCCCCGTTATGGTGTGGTGTTGGCACCCTGTGAAACCCTGGACAATAAGGCTGCATGCCTGCCAGAAGAGCCTGATAAGGCGCCTTGTCCTACAGCCGTTGACTGCTCGTCATTGCCTGCTATCCCGGCGGGGCCGATGACAACGCCGTCGCGTAAAAACGGGGGGCTGCTGGCGGTGCTGTGCAGTTTGTTGATTATCCTGCCAGCGCTGGTAGTCGTCTGGACGACGGACATGCCGCAGGCCTTTCAGGAAAATATTTACGTGGATGGAGTGACGTTTCATCTCTCTTCTCTGCGTAGTGCCGATCAGCAGGCGCTGGCGCGAAAGCGGCATGCGCTGCCTAAGGGCATTAATAATGTTTACATCGCCTCGAACGGTCCGAAAGTGTTTGTTGCGCAATGTGAAGGTGAACTATCTAAGGAGGGAAAATGCAGTTACGAATACTATTCGTCATATTGA